In Salmonella enterica subsp. enterica serovar Typhimurium str. LT2, a single window of DNA contains:
- the corE gene encoding putative cytochrome c-type biogenesis protein (heme exporter protein C; CorE (gi|4877800)) gives MPVFALLALVAYSFSLALIVPGLLQKNSGWRRMAILSAVIALVCHAVALESRILPGGDSGQNLSLLNVGSLVSLMICTVMTIVASRNRGWLLLPIVYAFALINLAFATFMPNEYITHLEATPGMMVHIGLSLFSYATLIIAALYALQLAWIDYQLKNKKLAFSNEMPPLMSIERKMFHITQIGVVLLTLTLCTGLFYMHNLFSTENIDKAVLSIVAWFVYIVLLWGHYHEGWRGRRVVWFNVAGAGILTLAYFGSRILQQFVS, from the coding sequence ATGCCCGTTTTTGCTTTACTTGCCCTTGTCGCCTACTCCTTCAGCCTCGCGCTGATCGTTCCCGGACTGTTGCAAAAAAACAGCGGCTGGCGGCGTATGGCTATTCTTTCTGCGGTCATCGCGCTGGTGTGCCATGCTGTCGCGCTGGAATCGCGTATTCTGCCCGGCGGCGACAGTGGACAAAACCTGAGCCTGCTGAATGTCGGTTCGCTGGTCAGCCTGATGATCTGCACGGTGATGACCATTGTCGCGTCGCGTAATCGCGGCTGGCTACTTCTGCCTATTGTCTATGCTTTTGCGCTGATTAACCTGGCCTTCGCCACGTTCATGCCTAATGAATATATTACGCATCTGGAAGCGACCCCAGGCATGATGGTGCACATCGGTCTGTCGCTTTTCTCTTACGCGACGCTGATAATCGCCGCTCTGTATGCGCTACAGCTGGCGTGGATCGACTATCAGTTGAAGAACAAAAAGCTGGCGTTTAGTAATGAAATGCCGCCATTGATGAGCATTGAGCGCAAAATGTTTCATATCACGCAGATTGGCGTCGTACTGCTGACCCTTACTCTGTGTACCGGCCTGTTTTACATGCATAACCTGTTCAGTACTGAAAATATTGATAAAGCCGTGCTCTCTATCGTGGCATGGTTTGTCTATATCGTTCTGCTGTGGGGGCATTACCATGAAGGCTGGCGGGGTCGGCGGGTCGTGTGGTTTAACGTCGCAGGCGCGGGTATTCTGACGCTGGCCTATTTTGGTAGCCGCATATTACAGCAATTTGTAAGCTAA
- the aroF gene encoding 3-deoxy-D-arabinoheptulosonate-7-phosphate synthase (DAHP synthetase; tyrosine repressible; phospho-2-dehydro-3-deoxyheptonate aldolase, tyr-sensitive. (SW:AROF_SALTY)) — protein sequence MQKDALNNVRITDEQVLMTPEQLKAAFPLSLAQEAQIAQSRGIISDIIAGRDPRLLVVCGPCSIHDPETALEYARRFKALAAEVSDSLYLVMRVYFEKPRTTVGWKGLINDPHMDGSFDVEAGLKIARQLLVELVNMGLPLATEALDPNSPQYLGDLFSWSAIGARTTESQTHREMASGLSMPVGFKNGTDGSLATAINAMRAAAQPHRFVGINQAGQVALLQTQGNPHGHVILRGGKAPNYSPADVAQCEKEMEQAGLRPSLMVDCSHGNSNKDYRRQPAVAESVVAQIKDGNRSIIGLMIESNIHEGNQSSEQPRSEMKYGVSVTDACISWEMTDALLREIHKDLSGQLAVRVA from the coding sequence ATGCAAAAAGACGCGCTGAATAACGTACGTATCACCGATGAACAGGTATTAATGACGCCGGAGCAGCTTAAAGCGGCCTTTCCCTTGAGCCTGGCGCAGGAAGCGCAGATAGCGCAGTCCCGGGGAATCATTTCTGACATTATTGCCGGGCGCGATCCGCGTCTGTTGGTGGTATGCGGTCCTTGTTCTATTCACGATCCTGAAACCGCTCTGGAATATGCCCGTCGATTTAAAGCCCTTGCCGCAGAGGTCAGCGATAGCCTCTATCTGGTAATGCGCGTCTATTTTGAAAAGCCGCGAACTACCGTCGGCTGGAAAGGGCTGATTAACGATCCTCACATGGATGGCTCATTTGATGTGGAAGCCGGGTTGAAAATAGCGCGTCAGCTACTGGTGGAACTGGTGAATATGGGGTTGCCATTGGCGACCGAAGCGTTGGATCCGAACAGCCCGCAATACCTGGGCGATCTGTTTAGCTGGTCGGCGATAGGGGCGCGCACAACCGAATCGCAAACCCACCGCGAAATGGCGTCTGGTCTTTCTATGCCGGTCGGCTTTAAAAACGGCACGGATGGCAGCCTGGCGACAGCGATTAACGCCATGCGCGCCGCTGCGCAACCTCATCGTTTTGTTGGCATTAACCAGGCCGGTCAGGTTGCGTTATTGCAAACCCAGGGAAATCCGCATGGCCATGTGATTCTGCGTGGCGGCAAAGCGCCAAACTATAGCCCGGCAGATGTCGCTCAGTGTGAAAAAGAGATGGAACAGGCGGGACTACGTCCTTCGCTGATGGTAGATTGCAGTCATGGTAACTCCAATAAAGATTATCGCCGCCAGCCAGCCGTTGCCGAATCTGTGGTTGCGCAGATTAAAGATGGCAATCGTTCAATCATTGGCTTAATGATTGAAAGTAATATTCATGAGGGTAACCAGTCTTCCGAACAGCCGCGCAGCGAAATGAAGTATGGCGTTTCCGTCACCGATGCTTGTATTAGCTGGGAGATGACCGATGCCCTGTTACGTGAAATTCATAAAGATTTGAGCGGCCAGCTGGCGGTGCGCGTCGCATAA
- the yfjD gene encoding hypothetical protein (similar to E. coli putative transport protein (AAC75662.1); Blastp hit to AAC75662.1 (227 aa), 94% identity in aa 1 - 227) — MVVISAYFSGSETGMMTLNRYRLRHMAKQGNRSAKRVEKLLRKPDRLISLVLIGNNLVNILASALGTIVGMRLYGDAGVAIATGVLTFVVLVFAEVLPKTIAALYPEKVAYPSSFLLAPLQILMMPLVWLLNTITRLLMRLMGIKTDIVVSGSLSKEELRTIVHESRSQISRRNQDMLLSVLDLEKVSVDDIMVPRNEIIGIDINDDWKSIERQLTHSPHGRIVLYRDSLDDAISMLRVREAWRLMAEKKEFTKEMMLRAADEIYYVPEGTPLSTQLIKFQRNKKKVGLVVNEYGDIQGLVTVEDILEEIVGDFTTSMSPTLAEEVTPQNDGSVIIDGTANVREINKAFNWHLPEDDARTVNGVILEALEEIPVAGTRVRIEQYDIDILDVQENMIKQVKVVPVKPLRESVAE; from the coding sequence ATGGTGGTCATCTCGGCCTATTTTTCCGGTTCCGAAACTGGAATGATGACGCTAAACCGTTACCGTTTACGCCATATGGCGAAGCAAGGTAATCGCTCGGCAAAACGGGTAGAAAAATTATTGCGTAAACCCGATCGACTGATAAGCCTGGTGCTGATCGGCAATAACCTGGTCAACATTCTTGCCTCGGCGCTCGGCACGATTGTGGGTATGCGGCTTTACGGCGACGCCGGCGTGGCTATCGCCACCGGGGTACTGACGTTTGTCGTGTTAGTTTTTGCTGAAGTCCTGCCCAAAACTATCGCCGCGCTCTATCCGGAAAAAGTGGCCTATCCCAGCAGCTTCCTGCTGGCGCCGTTACAGATACTGATGATGCCGCTGGTGTGGTTACTTAACACCATCACCCGCCTGCTGATGCGTCTGATGGGAATTAAAACGGACATCGTGGTCAGCGGGTCGTTAAGCAAAGAGGAATTACGCACTATCGTGCATGAATCCCGTTCGCAAATCTCTCGCCGCAATCAGGATATGCTGCTGTCGGTTCTCGATCTGGAAAAGGTCAGCGTGGATGACATCATGGTGCCGCGTAATGAAATTATCGGGATCGATATCAATGACGACTGGAAGTCTATCGAGCGGCAGCTCACCCACTCGCCGCACGGACGCATTGTGCTCTATCGCGATTCGCTGGATGACGCCATCAGTATGCTGCGCGTGCGTGAAGCCTGGCGGTTAATGGCCGAGAAAAAAGAGTTCACCAAAGAGATGATGCTGCGCGCCGCCGATGAAATCTATTACGTCCCGGAAGGTACGCCGCTCAGTACGCAACTGATTAAATTTCAGCGCAATAAAAAGAAAGTCGGACTGGTCGTCAACGAATATGGCGATATCCAGGGGCTGGTCACCGTGGAAGATATTCTCGAGGAGATCGTTGGCGACTTCACCACATCGATGTCGCCGACACTGGCGGAAGAGGTCACGCCGCAAAACGACGGTTCGGTCATTATTGACGGTACCGCCAACGTCCGGGAAATCAATAAAGCGTTTAACTGGCACCTGCCGGAAGATGACGCGCGCACCGTCAACGGGGTGATTCTGGAGGCGCTGGAGGAAATTCCGGTTGCTGGCACGCGCGTGCGCATTGAGCAGTACGATATAGATATTCTCGATGTACAGGAAAATATGATTAAGCAGGTAAAGGTTGTACCGGTAAAACCGCTGCGCGAGAGTGTGGCGGAGTAA
- the tyrA gene encoding chorismate mutase T (bifuctional; similar to E. coli chorismate mutase-T and prephenate dehydrogenase (AAC75649.1); Blastp hit to AAC75649.1 (373 aa), 95% identity in aa 1 - 372), translating to MVAELTALRDQIDDVDKALLNLLAKRLELVAKVGEVKSRFGLPIYVPEREASMLASRRAEAEAIGVPPDLIEDVLRRVMRESYSSENDKGFKTLCPSLRPVVIVGGGGQMGRLFEKMLTLSGYQVRILEQQDWPRARDIVADAGMVIVSVPIHVTEQVIAQLPPLPSDCILVDLASVKSGPLQAMLAAHDGPVLGLHPMFGPDSGSLAKQVVVWCDGRQPEAYQWFLEQIQVWGARLHRISAVEHDQNMAFIQALRHFATFAYGLHLAEENVQLEQLLALSSPIYRLELAMVGRLFAQDPQLYADIIMSSERNLALIKRYYKRFGDAIGLLEQGDKQAFIDSFRKVEHWFGDYARRFQNESRVLLRQANDSRP from the coding sequence ATGGTTGCTGAATTGACCGCATTACGCGATCAAATAGATGATGTCGATAAAGCGTTGTTGAATTTACTGGCTAAGCGCCTGGAACTGGTTGCCAAAGTCGGCGAGGTGAAAAGCCGTTTTGGCCTGCCTATTTACGTGCCGGAGCGTGAGGCCTCTATGCTGGCTTCACGACGGGCGGAAGCAGAAGCGATCGGTGTCCCGCCCGATCTCATTGAAGATGTCCTGCGCCGGGTAATGCGTGAATCTTACTCCAGCGAAAATGATAAGGGGTTCAAAACGCTTTGTCCTTCTCTGCGTCCGGTCGTCATTGTGGGCGGCGGCGGACAGATGGGGCGTCTGTTTGAAAAAATGCTCACGCTGTCGGGCTATCAGGTCCGTATTCTGGAACAGCAGGACTGGCCGCGCGCCAGGGACATTGTCGCCGATGCCGGAATGGTGATCGTCAGCGTGCCGATTCATGTTACTGAACAGGTCATAGCGCAACTGCCGCCCCTGCCGTCCGACTGTATTCTGGTCGATCTGGCATCGGTGAAAAGCGGTCCGTTGCAGGCAATGTTGGCGGCCCATGATGGCCCCGTGTTGGGCTTGCATCCGATGTTTGGTCCGGACAGCGGGAGCCTGGCGAAGCAGGTGGTGGTCTGGTGTGACGGGCGTCAACCGGAAGCGTATCAGTGGTTCCTTGAGCAAATCCAGGTGTGGGGCGCGCGGTTGCATCGAATTAGCGCTGTCGAGCACGATCAGAACATGGCTTTTATCCAGGCGTTGCGCCACTTTGCTACCTTCGCTTATGGGCTGCATCTGGCGGAAGAGAACGTCCAGCTTGAGCAGCTTCTGGCGCTATCATCGCCGATTTATCGACTGGAGCTGGCGATGGTCGGGCGTCTGTTCGCCCAGGACCCGCAACTGTATGCGGACATTATTATGTCGTCGGAGCGCAATCTGGCGCTTATCAAGCGTTACTATAAACGTTTTGGCGATGCGATCGGGTTACTGGAACAGGGTGATAAGCAGGCTTTTATCGACAGTTTTCGCAAAGTTGAACACTGGTTTGGCGATTATGCCAGACGCTTCCAGAATGAAAGCCGTGTGTTATTGCGTCAGGCGAATGACAGCCGACCATAA
- the yfiN gene encoding putative diguanylate cyclase/phosphodiesterase (similar to E. coli orf, hypothetical protein (AAC75653.1); Blastp hit to AAC75653.1 (408 aa), 75% identity in aa 2 - 405), which translates to MNKEFSLSRPTFKRTLRRISIISVLLTMTLIWLLICVASVLTLKQYAQKNLDLTAATMAHSLEAALVFSDNAAAAETLATLGRQGQFSAAEVRDKNGRTIASWRYDARAADDKLIGLISHWLFPLPVSQPVWHNGRAIGEVRLVARDSLIGHFIWLSLAVLTGCILLASGIALLLTRYLHNGVVDALQNITEVVHDVRTNRNFSRRVPDERIAEFHLFAQDFNSLLDEMEEWQLRLQAKNAQLLRTALHDPLTGLANRAAFRSCINALMKDNSARSSSALLFLDGDNFKYINDTWGHAAGDRVLIEVAKRLAEFGGSRYQTYRLGGDEFAMVLYDVHSEYEVQRICAALSQAFNRPFELHNGQRITMTLSIGFALTWEHATAEKLQELADRNMYQAKHRRAERSLN; encoded by the coding sequence ATGAATAAGGAATTTTCTCTGTCCAGGCCAACATTTAAACGCACACTACGGCGGATTAGTATAATCAGCGTGCTGCTTACAATGACATTGATCTGGCTATTAATTTGCGTTGCGTCTGTCCTTACGCTCAAACAGTATGCGCAAAAGAATCTCGATTTGACCGCCGCCACAATGGCCCATAGCCTTGAAGCGGCACTGGTATTTTCCGATAACGCGGCCGCAGCGGAAACGCTCGCCACACTGGGACGCCAGGGACAATTTTCAGCGGCGGAGGTCCGCGATAAAAATGGCCGTACTATCGCCTCATGGCGCTATGATGCGCGAGCCGCAGACGATAAGCTCATTGGCTTAATTAGCCACTGGCTTTTTCCATTGCCGGTATCACAACCCGTCTGGCACAACGGCAGGGCCATCGGCGAAGTACGGCTTGTCGCCCGCGACAGCCTTATTGGTCATTTTATCTGGCTATCGCTGGCAGTGCTGACAGGATGTATTCTGCTGGCATCCGGCATTGCCCTGCTGCTCACGCGTTATTTACACAATGGCGTTGTGGATGCGCTGCAAAATATTACTGAAGTTGTACACGACGTTCGCACTAACCGAAATTTTTCACGCCGGGTACCTGATGAGCGTATTGCGGAATTTCACCTGTTTGCGCAGGATTTCAATAGCCTTCTGGATGAGATGGAAGAATGGCAGCTACGGCTTCAGGCTAAAAATGCCCAGTTACTACGTACCGCGTTGCACGATCCGCTGACGGGGCTTGCCAATCGCGCGGCATTTCGCAGCTGTATTAACGCGCTGATGAAGGACAATTCCGCTCGTAGCAGTTCGGCATTGTTATTTCTGGATGGCGATAACTTTAAATATATTAATGATACCTGGGGACATGCGGCAGGCGACCGCGTACTTATAGAGGTTGCCAAAAGATTAGCGGAATTCGGTGGTAGCCGTTATCAGACTTACCGACTCGGCGGCGATGAATTTGCGATGGTGCTTTACGATGTACATTCGGAATATGAAGTACAACGTATTTGCGCAGCGCTATCCCAGGCGTTTAATCGACCTTTTGAACTGCATAACGGCCAGCGAATAACGATGACCCTGAGTATTGGCTTTGCGCTGACATGGGAACATGCCACTGCCGAAAAACTACAAGAACTGGCCGATCGAAATATGTATCAGGCTAAACACCGGCGTGCGGAGCGCTCGCTAAACTAA
- the ffh gene encoding 4.5S-RNP protein (GTP binding export factor; part of signal recognition particle with 4.5 RNA; similar to E. coli GTP-binding export factor binds to signal sequence, GTP and RNA (AAC75659.1); Blastp hit to AAC75659.1 (453 aa), 98% identity in aa 1 - 453), with translation MFDNLTDRLSRTLRNISGRGRLTEDNVKETLREVRMALLEADVALPVVREFINRVKEKAVGHEVNKSLTPGQEFVKIVRSELVAAMGEENQTLNLAAQPPAVVLMAGLQGAGKTTSVGKLGKFLREKHKKKVLVVSADVYRPAAIKQLETLAEQVGVDFFPSDVGQKPVDIVNAALKEAKLKFYDVLLVDTAGRLHVDEAMMDEIKQVHASIKPVETLFVVDAMTGQDAANTAKAFNEALPLTGVVLTKVDGDARGGAALSIRHITGKPIKFLGVGEKTDALEPFHPDRIASRILGMGDVLSLIEDIESKVDRAQAEKLATKLKKGDGFDLNDFLEQLKQMKNMGGMASLMGKLPGMGQIPDNVKSQMDDKVLVRMEAIINSMTLKERAKPEIIKGSRKRRIAQGCGMQVQDVNRLLKQFDDMQRMMKKMKKGGMAKMMRSMKGMMPPGFPGR, from the coding sequence ATGTTTGATAATTTAACCGATCGTTTGTCGCGCACGCTGCGCAATATCAGTGGCCGTGGGCGCCTTACTGAAGACAACGTTAAAGAGACGCTGCGCGAAGTGCGCATGGCGCTGCTGGAGGCTGACGTTGCGCTGCCGGTAGTGCGTGAGTTCATCAATCGCGTAAAAGAGAAAGCGGTTGGTCATGAAGTTAACAAGAGCCTGACCCCAGGGCAGGAGTTCGTCAAGATTGTCCGTAGCGAACTGGTTGCGGCGATGGGCGAAGAGAACCAGACGCTGAATTTAGCTGCGCAGCCGCCAGCCGTAGTATTGATGGCGGGTCTGCAGGGGGCGGGTAAAACCACCAGCGTCGGTAAGTTGGGTAAATTCTTGCGCGAGAAGCACAAGAAGAAAGTGCTGGTCGTCTCTGCCGACGTCTATCGCCCGGCGGCGATCAAACAGCTCGAAACGCTGGCTGAGCAGGTTGGCGTGGATTTCTTCCCGTCTGATGTCGGCCAGAAACCGGTTGATATCGTCAACGCCGCGCTGAAAGAAGCGAAGCTCAAATTCTACGACGTGCTGCTGGTGGATACCGCCGGTCGTCTGCATGTTGACGAAGCGATGATGGACGAAATCAAACAGGTCCACGCTTCTATCAAGCCAGTAGAAACGCTGTTTGTCGTCGATGCGATGACCGGTCAGGATGCGGCGAATACCGCAAAAGCCTTTAACGAAGCGCTGCCGTTAACCGGCGTGGTGCTGACCAAAGTTGATGGTGATGCGCGTGGCGGTGCGGCGCTCTCTATTCGTCATATCACCGGCAAGCCGATTAAATTCCTCGGTGTCGGCGAGAAAACCGACGCGCTGGAGCCATTCCATCCGGATCGTATCGCCTCGCGTATTCTCGGCATGGGCGACGTACTGTCTCTTATCGAAGATATCGAAAGCAAAGTTGACCGCGCACAGGCTGAGAAGCTGGCGACCAAACTGAAGAAAGGCGACGGTTTCGACCTGAACGACTTCCTGGAACAGCTCAAACAGATGAAAAACATGGGCGGTATGGCCAGTCTGATGGGCAAATTACCGGGCATGGGGCAGATTCCGGACAACGTTAAATCGCAGATGGATGACAAGGTGCTGGTGCGTATGGAGGCGATCATCAATTCGATGACGCTGAAAGAACGCGCGAAGCCGGAAATCATCAAAGGTTCCCGCAAGCGTCGTATCGCGCAGGGCTGTGGGATGCAGGTGCAGGACGTTAACCGCCTTCTGAAACAGTTCGACGACATGCAGCGCATGATGAAGAAGATGAAGAAGGGCGGGATGGCGAAGATGATGCGGAGTATGAAGGGGATGATGCCGCCAGGCTTCCCGGGTAGATAA
- the rplS gene encoding 50S ribosomal subunit protein L19 (50S ribosomal protein L19. (SW:RL19_SALTY)), with product MSNIIKQLEQEQMKQNVPSFRPGDTVEVKVWVVEGTKKRLQAFEGVVIAIRNRGLHSAFTVRKISNGEGVERVFQTHSPVVDSIAVKRRGAVRKAKLYYLRERTGKAARIKERLN from the coding sequence ATGAGCAACATTATTAAGCAACTTGAACAAGAGCAGATGAAGCAGAACGTACCTTCCTTCCGTCCGGGCGATACCGTGGAAGTGAAAGTATGGGTTGTTGAAGGTACCAAGAAACGTCTGCAGGCATTCGAGGGCGTGGTTATCGCTATTCGTAACCGCGGTCTGCACTCTGCATTCACTGTTCGTAAAATTTCCAACGGCGAAGGCGTTGAGCGTGTCTTCCAGACTCACTCTCCGGTAGTTGACAGCATTGCTGTTAAACGTCGTGGTGCTGTTCGTAAAGCTAAACTGTACTACCTGCGTGAGCGTACTGGTAAAGCGGCTCGTATCAAAGAGCGTCTTAACTAA
- the rpsP gene encoding 30S ribosomal subunit protein S16 (30S ribosomal protein S16. (SW:RS16_SALTY)) — protein sequence MVTIRLARHGAKKRPFYQVVVTDSRNARNGRFIERVGFFNPIASEKEEGTRLDLDRIAHWVGQGATISDRVAALIKEVKKAA from the coding sequence ATGGTAACTATTCGTTTAGCTCGTCACGGCGCTAAAAAGCGTCCGTTCTACCAGGTTGTTGTCACCGACAGCCGTAATGCACGCAACGGTCGCTTCATTGAGCGCGTTGGTTTCTTCAACCCAATCGCTAGCGAAAAAGAAGAAGGCACCCGCCTGGATCTGGATCGCATCGCTCACTGGGTTGGCCAGGGCGCAACCATTTCCGATCGCGTTGCGGCGCTGATCAAAGAAGTAAAAAAAGCAGCTTAA
- the trmD gene encoding tRNA (guanine-7-)-methyltransferase (tRNA (guanine-N1)-methyltransferase. (SW:TRMD_SALTY)), with protein MFIGIVSLFPEMFRAITDYGVTGRAVKKGLLNIQSWSPRDFAHDRHRTVDDRPYGGGPGMLMMVQPLRDAIHAAKAAAGEGAKVIYLSPQGRKLDQAGVSELATNQKLILVCGRYEGVDERVIQTEIDEEWSIGDYVLSGGELPAMTLIDSVARFIPGVLGHEASAIEDSFADGLLDCPHYTRPEVLEGMEVPPVLLSGNHAEIRRWRLKQSLGRTWLRRPELLENLALTEEQARLLAEFKTEHAQQQHKHDGMA; from the coding sequence GTGTTTATTGGCATAGTTAGCCTGTTTCCTGAAATGTTCCGCGCAATTACCGATTACGGGGTAACTGGCCGGGCAGTAAAAAAAGGCCTGCTGAACATCCAAAGCTGGAGTCCTCGCGACTTCGCGCATGACCGGCACCGTACCGTGGACGACCGTCCTTACGGCGGCGGACCGGGGATGTTAATGATGGTGCAACCCTTGCGGGACGCCATTCACGCAGCAAAAGCCGCGGCAGGTGAAGGCGCTAAAGTGATTTATCTGTCGCCTCAGGGACGCAAGCTTGATCAAGCGGGCGTTAGCGAGCTGGCCACGAATCAGAAGCTTATTCTGGTGTGTGGTCGCTACGAAGGCGTAGATGAGCGCGTAATTCAGACCGAAATTGACGAAGAATGGTCAATTGGCGATTACGTTCTCAGCGGTGGCGAACTACCGGCAATGACGCTGATTGACTCCGTCGCCCGGTTTATACCGGGGGTTCTGGGGCATGAGGCATCAGCAATCGAAGATTCGTTTGCTGATGGGTTGCTGGATTGTCCGCACTATACGCGCCCTGAAGTGTTAGAGGGGATGGAAGTACCGCCAGTATTGCTGTCGGGAAACCATGCTGAGATACGTCGCTGGCGTTTGAAACAGTCGCTGGGCCGAACCTGGCTTAGAAGACCTGAACTTCTGGAAAACCTGGCTCTGACTGAAGAGCAAGCAAGGTTGCTGGCGGAGTTCAAAACAGAACACGCACAACAGCAGCATAAACATGATGGGATGGCATAG
- the rimM gene encoding 16S rRNA processing protein (16S rrnA processing protein RIMM. (SW:RIMM_SALTY)) → MSKQLAAQVPAEPVVLGKMGSSYGIRGWLRVFSSTEDAESIFDYQPWFIQKAGQWQQVQLESWKHHNQDLIIKLKGVDDRDAANLLTNCEIVVDSSQLPALEEGDYYWKDLMGCQVVTAEGYDLGKVIDMMETGSNDVLVIKANLKDAFGIKERLVPFLDGQVIKKVDLATRTIEVDWDPGF, encoded by the coding sequence ATGAGCAAGCAACTCGCCGCACAAGTACCCGCTGAACCGGTTGTACTGGGGAAAATGGGTTCTTCATACGGTATCCGTGGTTGGCTCAGAGTGTTTTCCTCCACTGAAGACGCCGAAAGCATTTTTGACTATCAGCCCTGGTTTATCCAGAAGGCGGGTCAGTGGCAGCAGGTACAGCTGGAAAGCTGGAAGCACCACAATCAGGATCTGATCATCAAGCTGAAAGGCGTTGACGATCGAGATGCCGCGAATCTTCTGACCAATTGCGAAATTGTCGTGGATTCCTCGCAACTTCCTGCGCTTGAGGAGGGAGACTACTACTGGAAAGACCTGATGGGCTGCCAGGTAGTCACCGCTGAAGGCTACGATCTCGGTAAAGTTATCGACATGATGGAAACCGGGTCGAATGACGTTCTCGTCATTAAGGCGAACCTGAAAGATGCATTTGGTATCAAGGAACGACTAGTACCGTTCCTCGATGGGCAGGTTATCAAGAAAGTCGATCTCGCTACTCGTACTATCGAAGTAGACTGGGATCCTGGTTTTTAA
- the yfiR gene encoding putative periplasmic protein (similar to E. coli orf, hypothetical protein (AAC75652.1); Blastp hit to AAC75652.1 (172 aa), 66% identity in aa 1 - 169), with protein sequence MRFSHRFILLLSLLLASLPLYAQRVTEEEKSVRAIVSGIVSYTHWPALSGPPRLCIFSSARFVRVLSEEADWAFPYQPLVIRTTQEALSARCDGFYFGNESPAYQVELTRHYPVNALLLIAEQNTECIIGSAFCLIINNDEVKFSVNLDSLSHSGVRVNPEVLMLARNQKHE encoded by the coding sequence ATGCGTTTTTCTCACCGATTTATCCTTCTGTTATCGCTATTATTAGCAAGCTTGCCTCTGTATGCTCAACGCGTCACGGAAGAAGAGAAATCCGTACGCGCCATCGTCTCCGGTATCGTCAGTTATACACACTGGCCGGCGTTATCCGGGCCGCCAAGGCTATGCATATTTTCATCTGCGCGTTTTGTCAGGGTACTTAGCGAAGAGGCTGACTGGGCTTTCCCTTATCAACCGCTTGTCATCCGTACCACACAAGAAGCCCTGAGCGCCCGCTGTGATGGTTTTTACTTTGGCAATGAATCGCCAGCTTATCAGGTGGAGTTAACGCGTCATTATCCAGTTAATGCCTTGTTATTAATTGCCGAGCAAAATACCGAATGTATTATTGGCAGCGCATTTTGTCTGATCATTAACAATGATGAAGTCAAATTTTCCGTCAACCTGGACTCCCTCTCGCATAGCGGCGTGAGAGTAAATCCAGAAGTATTAATGCTTGCACGGAATCAAAAGCATGAATAA